The Juglans regia cultivar Chandler chromosome 16, Walnut 2.0, whole genome shotgun sequence nucleotide sequence actgtaaatatcatttcttaattatgaattagGATAGCGTAAATAAATAAGTTGtctttctctttataaatatttaaatatttaacaagtTAGAGCTAGCCATTGCtaattctaaaatttagctagaatgttatattttggctatcttaaattattatttaagatattagatattttaaattagttcacattggactagctatcttaaagtctaaataataataaaatattagatattttaataatatatatattttttaatattttagaaatttaattaataactttattaaaaaataaaataattattatttttcaattattttttccctcaacctaattattcaataaatatattttgtcaaccattcacccaacaatcacatatacaaacataccaacatttcttctacccataaaaacagtttactaaaattacaaaaacagtccactatTCCACCAAAACAGttcaataattacaaaacagtctactaaaattataaaaatagtccactaatccatcaaaacagtccactaattacaaaacagtccattaaaattacaaaaatagtcactaatccataaaaatagtcaactaaaattacaaaacaatccactaatccatcaaaacagtccaataattacaaaacagtccactaaaattacaaaattgcaTTGTGCAACCTGATGCAGAATTTTCTGTTCCTCCAATTTGTAGGATTTCTTTGATATGCAAAGATTCTGTAGTTTACAGGTTCAGGAATTCTAAAGCTAGCAGTTATTTATATTAGATTGTGTCAtgtcataattattttattgctgTGCTCGTTGCTCTTTTTACTTATTTGATTGAATTAGCTTCTATTTGAAGACACCCTATTGTTGGTAAAGCTCATAGTTTGTCCAAAATAAGTATCAGCATAGCAAAGAATATGTGGTAGAAAGAATATACACATAGGGTATGTCTTGGCTGAGATgacctttcattttcttttttcaatgagaaaatatttgtataagctgaaagccgcagcacactcaatatattgagtgtaaaaaaaaaactgatgtgAGGTGTGCTGTGGCTTCCAGCTGATACGTAGCTTttccctttttcaatttcactttTAGGATGGCAGACACAAATGCACTTTTTGGTCTATACAGCAAAATAAGGTCGATAGGCTCCAATACAGCAATGTGTATATCAAATATATGTTGCAAACATACATTTCATGATATGTTACATTCACTTTTTGGTCAAGTTTTTGGGAAAATAATTTTcgaataattttctttataagctATTGGATTATTGTGTCAAATGCACGATCAGGATCCATCCAAAGGATTTACTGAAATACAAAAATAGAGGGCACTCGAGTCTTCCCAAGTAGATTAATTGAACAGATGTTATTAGTGACTGAATTTGCAAATATCAACACTATAAAACTCTACAAATGTTAAACTTTATGTCAACCATATGAACATATGTCATTAACTGGAAAGAAGTGTGACAAAATGAGTAGAACCAAATCTTGTATCAACCATATGAAGAAACAAGCATTCCTAGTATTAGATTtacttcatctcaaaatatgaCCAACAAGGCCTAAAAAAATATCACTCACTTAAATTACTCATATGGAACCCCCtcccctgaaaaaaaaaaaaaaaaaaaaaatcgtttatTCTCTTCTCTTCTACCTGGGTAGCCAACCTCATTCAGCATCCCTCACTTAACATAACTCCATTGATAAGCatcaaataaactcacaaaagtATGTGCATGTAATACAAATTTAACATTCACAGTTCATAAACAGGAAGTGCCTCTAAACGAGAAGAAACCGATAGTACTATCTAAAATCGCACAGTTCATCAAAATCGCAAATCAAAgttcatcaaaatcaaaataaaaattgcaaatcacatttcatcaaaatcacaaatcacaatttATCACAATCGCAAATCACAGTTTGTCAAAATTGCAAATCAGTTtgtaaaaaatacccaaatcacaATTTTCTTGTGACGGATTTGTGGAGGAATATGCAAACTTGGGGAGTCACAGCGGTTCGTTTTgtattctttctctctctccatctccctctccctctctctctctctactcctCTTCGATGGCGGGTGGCGGTGAAGCCCAAGCTCCCAGTTCGTCCCTTTCGTTGGAGAAGCAGTTCGAGCCTCGAGGACTTCCGAGTTCAGCTCCAAGAGTCCGGAAGCTTGCGTGAGCATATTCAAGCTATGGCGATAGAGATCGAGTCCACCACCAGGCTTGTGTATGCCAGTCTCCTTCTAGTCCACCAGTCTCGCCCAACTCCTGATACTACAACCTAGggatgaaagaaaatgaaaacgaggGAATCGGacgaagaaagagaaataacgagggaaagagaggaaATGTAGatgaaatcataaaataaacatttcaagGGTGGACAGTGACTCACCAAGTTTAGAGAGGAGTTAAGATCAAAtgctaaacttttaaatttttaactagTCCAATGTGGGAGCATTTTGATGAATATAGCTAAATTATAGACTTGCATTGACATTTGACTAGTCCATTATCAATGCTCTTAGtctttctctttataaattGAGCAATGGAATTGAAGATATTCAACCCTGTAAATTTGTAATGCCCTCCACAGTTGAAAAAATCATTGGTTTTTactgggaaaaataaaaaagggaatAAAACAGCCTGTGATAGAACTTGTGAACGCTACATTTCacctcctttttctttctccctctctgtaCTCATCCTCTGGACATTGACAACCCACCTCCACTGCTACagccaacaacaacaacaacaacccacatttcatttcattctcttccttcttcttcttttattcttcttaggCTACATCATGAGGACCATGATACAGAGCCTTCAAGATCGAAGCTTTATACCCAACATGCCCACAAACCAAGCACTCCCTGTCTCAAAAGTGGACTCCAAAGAACATGGCCTACGCAGAAggctctcctccctctccctcaagatCCAACCCATTGCTTCCCCTGCAACCTCATGGGCATTCCGCAGGTCGAAGTCTCTGTCATCCATGGGAGAATCTGCTGGCAGTTCTGTAAGGAAATGGTGGGACTGGGGCTGGTCTTGGATTCTCTCGAGGAAGCCCATTTTTGCAGAGGATCTGGAGATGAACGAGGAAGAATCCAAGATGCTTGGTTCTCATAGCAAAGGTAGCTGGAGTCATGTTTTTTACAAGGTCAGGTTTGAGATCAGAAGACTCGTGGGTTCTGAACGTGTGGGTCTTCCTCAAACCTACAGGTACGATTCCTACAACTACTCCAAGAATTTCGAAGATGGAATCTCGAGAACCCAAGGCTGAGAAAGGTTGGTCAGCATGAAATGGGGGTGTTAAAGTTGCAAAAACCTTTGATGGTATAAAGGTTCCAGACTCAGATCAAGACTGGAATTCTGTATGGCTTATAATTTTTGTACCCTTTTCTTCCCTTGTTAGTGTTTATCCGTAAAGATTACTGGGTTGTGATTAGACAGAACATTATGCTACTACGTGGGATTGTTTGGAAGGCAGTTTAGGAGTGTCTGTTGATTGCCAAATTCGTTTTTTGGTAAAATTACCCTGCATACTGTGTGCCTGCCTCTGGCGTCAATATCATCATTCTTTTCATGTCCATAAGTTTCAAGCCACTGATTTGCGGTGCTCAAAAAGGGGAATTGCATGCAGGATTTGCTCGTTTGTTGTTAGTCAATATTGTTCCTATTGTTCAAGTATTGATTGCTTAATTTTGAAGGTTTCCTTGTACAAGACTTGCTCCTCCATTGTGCAATGCGatgtttattaatataataagcTGTTCTTTCCTCCAAGTGATATTAGCATTCAGTCTCTGTTTCcatataatgaaatgaaaacagCAGCACCTTGACTTGAGGCTTTCTAAGTTttgtttctttccctttctttcttccccttttccaATCAAGCAAATCGCAGGTCGACcgcatttatttttgttttgttttgtttgtttgttttggccTACTGCATGCTAACTTCATTGCTTGCACTGCCCGTCGGTGACATGTGCCAGTTCCACGATTCCCTACCAAGTACCAATCATTGCCAGCAAGGTTTGACATGATGAACTATTCAATCATCTGTCATTGTTTTACATCTTTTAAAACGATGATAAATTCTTTTTAACAATCAATATCATATTGTAATTTTTGCTACTTGCAAGACATCCCTTGTCATGAAAttattatatcataaaaaatttgtatCGATGTGGAATCCACTTCAAGAGCTTGTTTGGTGTGTAAAAATATAGACttgaaaatagattatttttttttttctttatcttgtaTCTAGACGCCTAATTGAAGTATCATTTGAGTTGGGACCTTCCCAACTTGacca carries:
- the LOC109006665 gene encoding uncharacterized protein LOC109006665, with product MRTMIQSLQDRSFIPNMPTNQALPVSKVDSKEHGLRRRLSSLSLKIQPIASPATSWAFRRSKSLSSMGESAGSSVRKWWDWGWSWILSRKPIFAEDLEMNEEESKMLGSHSKGSWSHVFYKVRFEIRRLVGSERVGLPQTYRYDSYNYSKNFEDGISRTQG